In a single window of the Aquipuribacter hungaricus genome:
- a CDS encoding DUF4193 domain-containing protein, which translates to MATDYDAPRKTEEDSEDSIEELKARRGDAKTGQVDEDETDAAEGFELPGADLSNEDLSVQVLPAQQDEFTCGSCFLVHHRSQLVGEKDGLPICSECA; encoded by the coding sequence GTGGCGACCGACTACGACGCACCGCGCAAGACAGAAGAAGACTCCGAGGACTCGATCGAGGAGCTCAAGGCCCGCCGGGGCGACGCGAAGACCGGCCAGGTCGACGAGGACGAGACGGACGCCGCCGAGGGCTTCGAGCTGCCCGGCGCCGACCTGTCCAACGAGGACCTCTCGGTCCAGGTCCTCCCCGCCCAGCAGGACGAGTTCACCTGCGGCTCCTGCTTCCTGGTGCACCACCGCAGCCAGCTCGTCGGTGAGAAGGACGGGCTGCCGATCTGCTCCGAGTGCGCCTGA
- a CDS encoding DUF3093 domain-containing protein, which produces MRTVYSERLWPAAWVWTWGALVAVTLGVVFIPATSLGFAAAVGVVALLGTFLLLRQWSPVVRVVEPEPGAGLWLQAGEARIPASALGDLEPLDPAGMKVALGPALDARAHLCIRGWVATGVRAEVADTRDRVPYWLVSTRQPRRLAASLRAESLQGS; this is translated from the coding sequence GTGCGTACCGTCTACTCCGAGCGGCTGTGGCCGGCGGCCTGGGTCTGGACCTGGGGCGCCCTCGTCGCGGTCACGCTGGGCGTGGTGTTCATCCCCGCGACCTCGCTGGGCTTCGCCGCCGCCGTCGGGGTCGTGGCGCTGCTGGGGACCTTCCTGCTGCTGCGCCAGTGGAGCCCGGTGGTCCGGGTCGTCGAGCCGGAGCCCGGCGCGGGGCTGTGGCTGCAGGCCGGCGAGGCGCGGATCCCGGCCTCCGCGCTGGGCGACCTGGAGCCCCTGGACCCGGCCGGCATGAAGGTCGCCCTCGGGCCGGCGCTGGACGCCCGTGCCCACCTCTGCATCCGGGGCTGGGTGGCCACCGGCGTGCGCGCCGAGGTCGCCGACACCCGCGACCGGGTCCCCTACTGGCTGGTCAGCACCCGGCAGCCGCGGCGGCTGGCCGCGAGCCTGCGCGCGGAGAGCCTGCAGGGGTCCTAG
- the dut gene encoding dUTP diphosphatase, which translates to MHPADDVPATRPSSPPADPWDGAVVDVLVRRLADVPLPARARPGDAGLDLVCTEDVELAPGERATVGTGLALALPVGTAAFVLPRSGLAARHGVTVLNAPGTVDAGYRGEVRVTLLNTSTTTPVRLSAGDRVAQLVVMELPAVHLVEVDRLPGSGRGEGGFGSTGTAAVTTSPAGPAGSAGPAHPDLGGLLQ; encoded by the coding sequence GTGCACCCCGCCGACGACGTCCCTGCCACCAGGCCGTCGTCGCCGCCCGCCGACCCGTGGGACGGCGCGGTCGTGGACGTCCTCGTCCGCCGCCTCGCCGACGTGCCGCTGCCGGCCCGTGCCCGCCCCGGCGACGCCGGGCTCGACCTGGTCTGCACCGAGGACGTCGAGCTGGCCCCGGGGGAGCGGGCGACCGTCGGCACGGGCCTGGCCCTCGCGCTGCCCGTGGGCACGGCGGCGTTCGTGCTGCCGCGCTCCGGCCTGGCCGCACGCCACGGCGTCACGGTCCTCAACGCCCCCGGGACCGTCGACGCGGGGTACCGCGGCGAGGTCCGGGTCACCCTTCTCAACACCAGCACCACGACCCCGGTCCGGCTGAGCGCCGGGGACCGCGTCGCCCAGCTCGTCGTCATGGAGCTCCCCGCCGTCCACCTCGTCGAGGTCGACCGGCTCCCGGGCTCCGGGCGCGGCGAGGGCGGCTTCGGCTCCACCGGCACGGCGGCCGTCACCACGTCTCCCGCGGGCCCGGCCGGCAGTGCCGGCCCAGCCCACCCCGACCTCGGAGGACTCCTGCAGTGA
- a CDS encoding DUF3710 domain-containing protein has translation MTPFWNARTRPDPSQPVAAERGALSPPTGPLDVGDPGVSTEGYLDLGAFRLPARQDLKIRLDVDKTSGAVAAVTVQADASSVQLTAFAAPRSAGVWDEVRPEIAAAVSGGGGQTEEREGSFGTELVARVPTTLPDGRRVLQVQRFCGVDGPRWFVRAVFSGPEVLQSVGATLPEELASRGRGADLEDLVRSVVVVRGTDPMAPREPLPLRVPETARRVPTPPAQVAPPAQVAQPGQPTAAVEQGGQAPAQQAKSD, from the coding sequence GTGACCCCCTTCTGGAACGCCCGCACCCGGCCCGACCCCAGCCAGCCGGTCGCCGCCGAGCGGGGTGCCCTGTCGCCCCCCACCGGACCGCTCGACGTGGGCGACCCCGGGGTGAGCACCGAGGGCTACCTCGACCTCGGCGCGTTCCGCCTGCCCGCCCGCCAGGACCTGAAGATCCGGCTCGACGTGGACAAGACCAGCGGCGCCGTGGCCGCGGTGACGGTCCAGGCCGACGCCTCGTCCGTCCAGCTCACCGCCTTCGCCGCGCCCCGCAGCGCCGGCGTCTGGGACGAGGTGCGGCCGGAGATCGCCGCGGCGGTCAGCGGCGGCGGCGGCCAGACCGAGGAGCGCGAGGGCAGCTTCGGCACCGAGCTCGTCGCCCGGGTGCCCACGACGCTGCCCGACGGGCGCCGGGTGCTGCAGGTGCAGCGCTTCTGCGGCGTCGACGGGCCCCGCTGGTTCGTCCGGGCCGTGTTCTCCGGCCCCGAGGTGCTCCAGTCCGTCGGGGCGACCCTGCCCGAGGAGCTGGCGTCCCGCGGCCGCGGCGCCGACCTGGAGGACCTGGTCCGCTCGGTCGTCGTCGTGCGCGGCACCGACCCGATGGCGCCGCGCGAGCCGCTGCCGCTGCGCGTCCCCGAGACCGCGCGCCGGGTCCCGACCCCGCCGGCCCAGGTCGCGCCGCCGGCCCAGGTCGCGCAGCCCGGGCAGCCGACCGCAGCGGTCGAGCAGGGCGGCCAGGCCCCCGCGCAGCAGGCCAAGTCGGATC
- the sepH gene encoding septation protein SepH translates to MDTLRLVEVAGDGSLVLMTGDGRRFSLAVDEQVRSAVRRSRNGTHAPPAGPDRPGPREVQARIRAGADAQEVATQTGLDVDFVRRFEGPVLAERAHVADLARKTPVDRGGDPTLDLERVVVEVLTGEGHDVDDIGWDSRRVDGTRWQVVVTTGPGDRTDRTEATWGFDTSTRSLEPVDAEAERLTGVERRRRLSAVRENVFDVERPSAAAPVGRGGTVELLDALARQRGRRPVTRPAAPGTGQEAGEDAAVHPAAAEAGDGQGRVVDGRALDGRAPDGRDDDARDLDADRGGVDEGGPHQAREDEHTGGGVVGAVVAGALVAGAVVAGTVVAGSSGGDDADRAEDDDAADRARADDATDEDHRRAAGLRVVAAGRVGPDDTSVSIEPDLLSDLELDQPGARAAGQDARPARQQAVAAGDRRSRRRRSAVPSWDEIVFGAKREDG, encoded by the coding sequence ATGGACACCCTCAGGCTCGTCGAGGTCGCCGGCGACGGCTCCCTCGTCCTGATGACCGGGGACGGCCGCCGCTTCTCCCTCGCCGTGGACGAGCAGGTCCGCTCCGCGGTGCGGCGCTCCCGCAACGGCACCCACGCCCCGCCCGCCGGCCCCGACCGCCCGGGCCCGCGCGAGGTGCAGGCCCGGATCCGCGCCGGCGCCGACGCCCAGGAGGTCGCCACCCAGACCGGCCTCGACGTCGACTTCGTCCGCCGCTTCGAGGGCCCGGTCCTCGCCGAGCGCGCCCACGTGGCCGACCTGGCCCGGAAGACCCCGGTCGACCGCGGCGGCGACCCGACGCTCGACCTCGAGCGCGTGGTCGTCGAGGTGCTCACCGGCGAGGGCCACGACGTCGACGACATCGGCTGGGACTCCCGCCGGGTCGACGGCACCCGCTGGCAGGTCGTCGTGACGACCGGGCCCGGCGACCGGACCGACCGCACCGAGGCGACCTGGGGCTTCGACACCTCGACCCGCTCCCTGGAGCCCGTCGACGCCGAGGCCGAGCGGCTCACCGGCGTCGAGCGCCGCCGCCGGCTCAGCGCCGTGCGCGAGAACGTGTTCGACGTCGAGCGCCCGTCCGCGGCGGCCCCCGTGGGCCGCGGCGGCACGGTGGAGCTGCTCGACGCCCTGGCCCGCCAGCGTGGCCGCCGTCCCGTCACCCGCCCGGCCGCGCCGGGGACCGGTCAGGAAGCCGGCGAGGACGCTGCCGTCCATCCTGCCGCTGCCGAGGCCGGTGACGGCCAGGGTCGCGTCGTCGACGGCCGTGCGCTCGACGGCCGTGCGCCCGACGGCCGTGACGACGACGCTCGCGACCTGGACGCTGACCGCGGCGGCGTCGACGAGGGTGGTCCCCACCAGGCCCGTGAGGACGAGCACACCGGCGGCGGCGTGGTCGGTGCCGTGGTGGCCGGCGCGCTGGTCGCGGGCGCCGTCGTGGCCGGCACCGTGGTCGCCGGCTCGTCCGGTGGCGACGACGCGGACCGCGCCGAGGACGACGACGCGGCCGACCGTGCGCGGGCTGATGACGCGACTGACGAGGACCACCGGCGCGCCGCCGGCCTGCGGGTCGTGGCCGCCGGCCGGGTGGGCCCGGACGACACGTCGGTGAGCATCGAGCCGGACCTGCTCAGCGACCTCGAGCTCGACCAGCCCGGCGCGCGGGCCGCGGGCCAGGACGCCCGGCCCGCCCGCCAGCAGGCGGTGGC
- a CDS encoding ferrochelatase, producing MTSTPADLAPYDALLLLSFGGPEGPDDVMPFLENVTRGRGIPRERLADVAEHYLHFGGRSPINDQNRALLAALSTELGSRGVDLPLYWGNRNWDPYLTDTLREAHEAGARRVLAVITSAYSSYSGCRQYREDVAASVIALAAEGRAVEVDKVRHYFNTPGFVGANADGVVAAYGRLEPGLREGARLVFVTHSVPDVMEEASGPAGGAYSEQHRQACAAVAEEAGRALGTTPAWDLVYCSRSGPPTQPWLEPDVNDHLRALHAQGVPAVVVSPVGFVSDHMEVVFDIDTEAEETAREIGLPFQRAATVGTAPAFVAQLVDLMAERAEVARGGQPGQPALGPWGPSHSVCPVGCCRNTRAEKPAACGEDWQQPVLAGGTTGAAGGRDAVLG from the coding sequence GTGACCTCCACCCCTGCCGACCTGGCCCCCTACGACGCCCTGCTCCTGCTGTCCTTCGGCGGCCCGGAGGGGCCCGACGACGTCATGCCGTTCCTGGAGAACGTCACCCGGGGGCGCGGCATCCCCCGCGAGCGGCTCGCCGACGTCGCGGAGCACTACCTGCACTTCGGCGGCCGCAGCCCGATCAACGACCAGAACCGCGCGCTCCTGGCGGCCCTGAGCACCGAGCTGGGCTCCCGCGGCGTGGACCTGCCGCTGTACTGGGGCAACCGGAACTGGGACCCCTACCTCACCGACACCCTGCGCGAGGCCCACGAGGCCGGCGCCCGGCGCGTGCTCGCGGTCATCACGTCGGCGTACTCCTCGTACTCCGGCTGCCGGCAGTACCGCGAGGACGTCGCGGCCTCCGTCATCGCGCTGGCCGCCGAGGGCCGCGCCGTCGAGGTCGACAAGGTCCGCCACTACTTCAACACCCCCGGCTTCGTCGGGGCCAACGCCGACGGGGTCGTCGCGGCCTACGGGCGCCTCGAGCCCGGCCTGCGCGAGGGCGCCCGGCTGGTCTTCGTCACCCACTCCGTGCCCGACGTCATGGAGGAGGCCTCCGGCCCGGCCGGCGGCGCCTACAGCGAACAGCACCGGCAGGCCTGCGCCGCGGTCGCCGAGGAGGCCGGCCGGGCGCTGGGGACCACGCCCGCGTGGGACCTCGTCTACTGCTCCCGCTCCGGCCCGCCCACCCAGCCGTGGCTCGAGCCCGACGTCAACGACCACCTGCGCGCGCTGCACGCCCAGGGCGTCCCCGCCGTCGTCGTGTCCCCGGTCGGCTTCGTGTCCGACCACATGGAGGTCGTGTTCGACATCGACACCGAGGCCGAGGAGACCGCCCGGGAGATCGGGCTGCCGTTCCAGCGGGCCGCGACCGTCGGCACCGCGCCGGCCTTCGTCGCCCAGCTCGTCGACCTCATGGCCGAGCGCGCCGAGGTCGCCCGCGGCGGGCAGCCCGGCCAGCCGGCACTCGGCCCGTGGGGCCCCAGCCACTCCGTCTGCCCGGTCGGCTGCTGCCGCAACACCCGCGCCGAGAAGCCCGCGGCGTGCGGCGAGGACTGGCAGCAGCCGGTCCTGGCGGGCGGCACGACCGGCGCCGCAGGCGGCCGTGACGCCGTCCTCGGCTGA
- a CDS encoding inositol monophosphatase family protein — protein sequence MDTTHGTHSSRVTDGTRGTDSSHVTDGHPLPPGTDPEQLRLLAVRLAAEAGRLLLEHRRGVVSVARTKSTATDVVTAADLAAERRVRELLAAERPDDGVLGEEEAALTGTSGLTWVVDPLDGTVNYLYGTGSYAVSVAVVAGPPRPDAWRAVAGAVLDVERGQTFSATAGGGARLDGPLPGGEHADGLPLEASGCTSLAACLLGTGFGYDAGVRAEQGRAVAELLPRVRDVRRVGAAALDLCMVAAGRLDAYVERGLHPWDHAAGVLVAREAGAVVTGPDGGPVDARLCVAAAPGVAAELDRAVRESGYSPHHLP from the coding sequence GTGGACACCACCCACGGCACGCACAGCAGCCGGGTCACCGACGGCACCCGCGGCACGGACAGCAGCCACGTCACGGACGGGCACCCGCTCCCGCCGGGCACCGACCCGGAGCAGCTCCGGCTGCTCGCCGTGCGCCTGGCCGCCGAGGCGGGGCGGCTGCTGCTCGAGCACCGCCGCGGGGTGGTGTCGGTGGCGCGCACCAAGTCCACCGCCACCGACGTCGTCACCGCCGCGGACCTCGCGGCCGAGCGGCGGGTGCGCGAGCTGCTGGCCGCCGAGCGCCCGGACGACGGCGTGCTCGGCGAGGAGGAGGCCGCCCTGACCGGCACGAGCGGGCTCACCTGGGTCGTCGACCCGCTCGACGGCACCGTCAACTACCTCTACGGCACGGGCAGCTACGCCGTGAGCGTGGCCGTGGTCGCCGGCCCGCCCCGTCCGGACGCCTGGCGCGCCGTCGCCGGGGCGGTGCTGGACGTCGAGCGGGGGCAGACCTTCTCGGCCACCGCCGGGGGAGGGGCCCGCCTCGACGGGCCGCTGCCGGGGGGCGAGCACGCCGACGGCCTGCCGCTGGAGGCCTCGGGCTGCACGAGCCTGGCCGCCTGTCTGCTCGGCACCGGCTTCGGCTACGACGCGGGGGTCCGGGCCGAGCAGGGCCGGGCCGTGGCGGAGCTGCTGCCCCGGGTGCGCGACGTGCGCCGGGTCGGTGCCGCTGCGCTCGACCTGTGCATGGTCGCCGCGGGCCGCCTGGACGCCTACGTCGAGCGGGGCCTGCACCCGTGGGACCACGCCGCCGGGGTGCTCGTCGCCCGGGAGGCCGGCGCCGTGGTCACCGGTCCCGACGGGGGACCGGTCGACGCGCGGCTCTGCGTGGCCGCGGCCCCCGGGGTGGCCGCCGAGCTGGACCGCGCCGTGCGCGAGAGCGGCTACTCCCCGCACCACCTGCCCTGA